Proteins co-encoded in one Salvia splendens isolate huo1 unplaced genomic scaffold, SspV2 ctg230, whole genome shotgun sequence genomic window:
- the LOC121789395 gene encoding tRNA(His) guanylyltransferase 2-like translates to MANSKYEYVKSFEVQDVIMRPYTIIIYVHARGFCRFSEVHEFEKPNDVKALELMNECAIAVMEQFPDVIFSYGCAGEHSFIFQKKTKFYKRRSSKISSVIVSLFTSAYVSKWRALFPQKELKYVPSFRAQVICCDDLQAYILWRQDECHTNNVYDTCLWQLIKSGKSKEEAQATLRGSLKQDKNEFLYQCFNINYKQDIPEMFCHGTCILKTKVEYIDDSHVKRCGRKFLTVNSANIASKRFWSENGCLSKGELAQFREELNKTTPEDIKSFLHESRLMLCTWIVVRIDGCHFHRFSEVHEFEKPNDAQALNLMNTCAVAVLEDFRDIVFAYGVSDEYSFVLNKYSQLYQRCASDIVSAVVSVFTSTYMMRWNEFFPQKEMEHLPYFDGRAVCYPSSEIVKDYLAWRQVDCHINNQYNTCFWLLVKSGKSKSEAQIYLKRTQTLEKNELLDRLTGVPNYYKSLPPMFCLGSSVFWDKESKLVDNEEVATGRIVVGHCNIIETGFWEAHPQILDEKVAVQMTTTAGNEELEQSLFGRYSGLSSSKKQKKIEDFYFVEKPAVVEDLVEVQTPSPVKRPKVR, encoded by the exons ATGGCGAATAGCAAATACGAATATGTGAAGTCATTTGAGGTGCAGGATGTGATCATGCGGCCCTACACCATCATCATCTATGTTCATGCCCGTGGTTTCTGCAG GTTTTCTGAAGTGCATGAGTTTGAGAAACCAAATGACGTGAAAGCATTAGAGTTAATGAACGAGTGTGCCATTGCTGTTATGGAGCAGTTTCCAGATGTTATATTCTCGTATGGTTGCGCTGGTGAGCACAG TTTCATATTCCAAAAGAAAACCAAGTTCTACAAGCGGCGCAGCAG CAAGATAAGCTCTGTTATTGTGTCTTTATTTACATCCGCTTATGTTTCCAAGTGGAGGGCTCTTTTTCCTCAGAAAGAGTTGAAATATGTCCCTTCATTTCGGGCTCAAGTTATTTGCTGTGATGATCTTCAAGCATATATTTTATGGCGACAAGATGAAT GTCACACAAATAATGTGTATGATACTTGTCTTTGGCAACTGATTAAAAGTGGAAAGAGTAAAGAGGAAGCACAAGCCACTTTGAGG GGATCTCTTAAACAAGACAAAAATGAATTTCTTTACCAGTGTTTTAACATTAATTACAAGCAAGATATCCCGGAGATGTTTTGCCATGGTACATGCATTCTCAAGACAAAG GTGGAGTATATTGATGACTCCCATGTCAAAAGATGTGGGAGGAAATTTTTAACAGTTAACTCGGCAAATATTGCATCAAAAAGATTTTGGAGTGAAAATGGGTGTTTATCGAAAGGTGAGCTGGCACAATTTCGTGAAGAGTTGAACAAAACTACACCTGAGGACATCAAATCTTTCCTACACGAGAGCAGATTGATGTTGTGCACCTGGATTGTTGTTCGCATTGATGGTTGTCATTTCCACAG GTTTTCTGAAGTTCATGAATTTGAGAAGCCAAATGATGCACAAGCTCTCAATCTAATGAATACATGTGCAGTTGCTGTACTGGAAGATTTTAGGGACATCGTTTTTGCTTACGGTGTTAGTGATGAGTACAG CTTTGTTTTGAATAAGTACTCCCAGCTTTATCAAAGATGTGCCAG TGATATAGTTTCTGCTGTAGTATCTGTCTTCACTTCAACGTACATGATGAGATGGAATGAGTTTTTCCCCCAGAAAGAGATGGAACACCTACCATATTTTGATGGCCGTGCTGTTTGCTACCCATCCAGTGAGATCGTCAAAGATTATCTAGCATGGAGACAAGTTGATT GTCACATCAACAATCAATACAATACTTGCTTCTGGTTGCTTGTGAAGTCCGGAAAGAGCAAGAGCGAAGCACAAATTTATTTGAAG CGGACTCAAACTCTGGAGAAAAATGAACTTCTTGATAGACTCACTGGAGTTCCCAACTATTACAAATCATTGCCGCCTATGTTCTGCCTGGGTTCGTCCGTTTTCTGGGACAAA GAGTCGAAGCTGGTGGACAATGAAGAAGTTGCTACTGGCAGGATAGTTGTAGGACATTGCAACATAATCGAGACAGGCTTCTGGGAGGCGCACCCGCAGATACTAGATGAGAAGGTAGCAGTACAAATGACCACCACCG CTGGAAATGAAGAGCTTGAGCAAAGTCTTTTCGGAAGATACTCAGGATTGTCATCATCTAAGAAGCAAAAGAAAATTGaagatttttattttgttgagAAGCCTGCTGTTGTTGAAGATCTTGTTGAAGTTCAGACACCATCACCAGTGAAAAGACCAAAGGTTCGTTAA